In Bufo gargarizans isolate SCDJY-AF-19 chromosome 6, ASM1485885v1, whole genome shotgun sequence, a single genomic region encodes these proteins:
- the LOC122942265 gene encoding olfactory receptor 5AR1-like, with amino-acid sequence MERTNFTATEFVLLGFHELPSFQLVLFFIFLVIYVVTLVGNSLTIGLFCFDQHFHSPMYILLCNMSVLDMSFTSMVLPKLLDIFLTGNNVISYEGCITQVFFFVVLMVSEYFTLAAMAYDRYVAICHPLHYSYFMSLQVCFWILLTSWSIGVFDGILYAILISSCTFCRSNKVDHLFCDMKPLMMLSCSDTHTIEMLILGPSAIIGFVNSVMTLVSYMYIISTVLKIHSKEGRHKTFSTCSSHLTVILLFYGTVLSMYMRPKSSYSMNQDKVFAILYTGVIPMLNPLIYSLKNQEAKKGLRRLIKQILQ; translated from the coding sequence ATGGAGAGAACAAACTTTACTGCCACTGAATTTGTTCTTCTTGGCTTCCATGAGCTTCCGAGCTTCCAGTtggttttatttttcatatttctgGTCATTTATGTAGTGACTTTGGTTGGAAATTCCTTGACAATTGGTCTGTTTTGCTTTGATCAACATTTTCACAGTCCCATGTATATACTCCTATGTAACATGTCTGTATTGGATATGTCCTTCACATCAATGGTTCTACCAAAGTTGTTGGACATCTTTCTGACTGGAAACAATGTAATCTCCTACGAGGGTTGTATCACTCAGGTCTTCTTCTTTGTGGTGCTCATGGTGTCTGAATATTTTACCCTAGCTGCCATGGCCTATGATCGTTACGTGGCCATATGTCATCCTTTACATTATTCTTATTTCATGAGTCTACAAGTTTGCTTCTGGATATTATTGACATCTTGGAGTATCGGTGTCTTTGATGGCATTCTATATGCCATTCTAATATCGTCTTGTACATTTTGTAGGTCAAATAAAGTAGACCATCTCTTCTGTGATATGAAGCCTCTAATGATGCTTTCTTGTAGTGACACACATACGATAGAGATGTTAATACTTGGACCAAGTGCCATCATTGGCTTTGTCAATTCAGTCATGACCTTGGTGTCCTACATGTATATCATCTCAACTGTCTTGAAGATTCACTCTAAAGAAGGACGACATAAAACCTTCTCCACTTGCTCCTCACATCTCACAGTCATCCTCTTGTTTTATGGGACGGTCCTTAGCATGTATATGAGGCCAAAGTCCAGCTATTCCATGAACCAGGATAAAGTGTTTGCCATTTTGTACACTGGAGTCATCCCGATGCTGAACCCTCTTATTTATAGCTTGAAAAATCAGGAGGCTAAAAAAGGTCTGCGTAGACTAATTAAACAAATCCTTCAATAA